In the genome of Mucilaginibacter sp. 14171R-50, the window CGGGATAGTAGGGATGTCCCATTCCTGTCTTTTATTCATGATGAAGGCACCATACATCCCGATCTGTTCCTGTAAACCGGTGTGACTATGATACCAATGGGTTCCATGTTGTTTGATCGGAAATTTATATAAGTGCGTCGCTCCTGGCGGGATCGGCATTTGCGTCATATTCGGCACACCGTCATAACGGTTAGGAAGGAAAAGCCCGTGCCAGTGCAGCGAAGTTTCTTCTTTCAGTTTGTTATGTACATAGATCTCCGCGGTATCTCCTTCAGTAAAAGTTAACGTTGGCATAGGAATACTCCCATTTACAGCGATAGCTCTTTTAGGCTTACCGCCATAGGTTACGGTAGTATCTGCGATATACAGGTCATAACGCACGGTCCGCGGCGGGTATTTGGCGGCTACCGTTTTGATCGGCCCGAGGCGGTCTTTAGCCCCCTTTGTAGCGGCAGGCATAGCCATCCCATCCATTTGCATGTCTTTCATTTGACCATCCTTTTTGTCGCTGTCCGCCATGGGTATCTTCATACCGCCCTTCATTTCTGTTGCTTTCGGTTGCTCTTTAACGAGTTTCATACCACATTTGGGACAGTTGCCCGGTTTGTCCGAATGGATATCCGGATGCATCGGGCAAGTATAGGAAACCGCTTTCGTTGCGGGCATTTCTCCCATTTGCATTTCATTCATACTCCCGGTTGTCGCCGTCTTGCTTCCGTTGCCAGCTTTCTTAATGGCCTTCGGCTTTTCTTTGACAAGTTTCATCCCGCATTTCGGGCAGTTCCCTGGCTTTCCCATATGTATCTCCGGGTGCATGGGGCAGGTATAAGTGGCCGTTGCCTGTTTTTGCATCCCGGCCATATTCTGCATATCGTTTTGAGCAAATGACGCTTGCGCCAGGCACAGCATCACCACCACGATCAATATTCTCTTCATTTTCATTTTTCTACAGGCTATCCGTTGTTTGTTTAACCCAGTTCATCAATTCTATCTTTTCGGTTGGGGAAAGCACTGCGTTGCGATGCAGTAAAGTATAAGAGGAAAGGGGCATAGCGCCCTCCTCCAGACTTTCACTGATCGCACGCAATTTGCTCCTCTGCTTTCGTAATGTGTAGGTACCGAATGCATTAAAGTTCAACTCCGCTTTACCATCCCGTACATGATTATCCATCATCAGCCTGACCGGTTGTAACTGGGCATACCATGGATAATAGGTCTGATCACTGTGGCAGTCATAGCAGGATCTTTTCAGGATCATACTAACACTCGCTGGAACCCGGTAAACGCTGGTGATGTCATTAACAGGCTGGTTACCTGCCTCATTATGATTTCGTGGGACAAACTGGAGAGCGATCAACAGCAGGGCTGTCACACCGAATAAGGGTTTAAGCAAACGTTTCATACCGATTTACTTAATCTCTTCTTTAACAGAACCGCAAGTTGGCATTTTTGTGCCCAAATAAGGGTTTTTGATCGCTTTGGTTTCGCTCAGCCAATTGGCGCCTTTGTTGTTATTATACATCGGGCAATGGTCAACGTATAAGGTTTGCCCTGCGCCAAATAATTTAACCAGATC includes:
- a CDS encoding heme-binding domain-containing protein, coding for MKRLLKPLFGVTALLLIALQFVPRNHNEAGNQPVNDITSVYRVPASVSMILKRSCYDCHSDQTYYPWYAQLQPVRLMMDNHVRDGKAELNFNAFGTYTLRKQRSKLRAISESLEEGAMPLSSYTLLHRNAVLSPTEKIELMNWVKQTTDSL